A window from Candidatus Thermoplasmatota archaeon encodes these proteins:
- a CDS encoding sarcinarray family MAST domain-containing protein, translating to MSTHQGMIKMMLTKRFAGISIVFLLLFPIFSASAVFAGECSYGSMYAWFRRDNEEWRNATAHPYLKLGEEFEVKVVVTAKTGLSVIFFKLREFGTPVFEVLDGPTVMDELLVCGRSVKTGENFTYIWRVRVNPDTKWFNAYSPLEVFAQFNKNDHDSCTVYFDVLTAYVLDEFWEGYNATCNYNNTNITSGKKVTPGFEILLFLVAVFFMVFLVRRRLFSI from the coding sequence ATGAGCACACACCAGGGTATGATTAAGATGATGCTCACAAAAAGGTTTGCTGGTATATCTATTGTTTTTTTACTGTTGTTTCCTATTTTTTCAGCTTCAGCTGTGTTTGCTGGTGAATGCAGCTATGGTTCTATGTACGCCTGGTTTCGCAGAGACAATGAGGAATGGCGTAATGCCACTGCTCATCCTTATCTTAAACTAGGTGAGGAGTTTGAGGTTAAGGTTGTTGTTACAGCAAAAACAGGTTTGTCTGTGATATTTTTTAAACTGCGTGAGTTTGGAACCCCTGTTTTTGAGGTTTTAGATGGCCCAACTGTTATGGATGAGCTTCTTGTATGTGGGCGTAGCGTGAAAACAGGTGAAAACTTCACTTATATTTGGAGGGTTCGTGTTAACCCTGATACAAAATGGTTTAACGCGTATAGTCCTCTTGAGGTTTTTGCACAGTTCAACAAAAATGATCATGATTCTTGTACAGTGTATTTTGATGTGCTCACAGCATATGTTTTGGATGAGTTCTGGGAGGGGTATAATGCCACGTGTAATTATAATAACACAAACATAACAAGTGGGAAAAAAGTTACGCCAGGTTTTGAGATTTTATTGTTTCTTGTAGCAGTGTTTTTTATGGTTTTTTTAGTTCGTAGAAGACTTT